In Acinetobacter sp. WCHAc010034, a genomic segment contains:
- a CDS encoding TonB-dependent siderophore receptor: protein MTKSNKPISFVLKPIVLSIHIALAAGLSAASMSAFSKEISAKNYQIAAGDLSAAVNQFAIQSGVALSSDNARLSGLKTAGLKGTYTVEQGLQKLLENTPLQAKKINQGYVLADKASSQKASPAASTAGSVHNSNAADNNSQSAARLDTIVVTASSGTDLAGESKNNYTVSRSSSATKLDLALKDTPQSITVITNKQIEEQALTDVNKVLESTPGVTVQNYGVPGAGRTSFYSRGYEINNVMVDGAPTLVSGSRGMELLAGYDTVIYDRVEITRGSSGLSTGTGDPSASLNFVRKRPGLEAEGSAKVSYGRWNKKRVELDVSQPFTDDAGIRGRFVAAYGQGDSYIDRIKEESKIFYGIVEADLGDKTTVAVGGTWFDKDVDDASPHMTAGATHSSQSVGVFDGGRSWNAATDWSYAHTRSWNGFFTINHQLNDAWKLATNYQYSETAPDRLWGIVGADSYNATYNTASYNSTSVSRENTESKIHNLDISLLGKFDLFGREAQIATGINGYQSKTFDPLYDVSYNTVFFCKEGGRNRRNCINLDNWNGNIRYPDNNIYRGYHYDVKEKQYGYFFSTKFEPLQDLKLILGARYNKYNIGKDTRSNTNSIVPSYTYDYKPQDKWIPYAGLIYDINDQLSAYASYTGIYKTQLEKDINDQFLPFIEGNSYELGLKSALFDDQLNLHTAIFRMKELNTPYRMFYVPKNPDTGQQYSCTPVTGMLCDIKYAADGPIISGFEMTAQGKLTDQWLINAGYTYLHVERPKMDENGSYDAMLTGDNSYERPKHAISLSTSYQIMDALTIGGSARWKYKTTQGISTCLPLGNGTESCTSDKDKIGNLIGNQGSFTVLDLMARYQINENFAAGLNINNLFDKTYKKNRLSSLYGEPRNIAISLSAKF, encoded by the coding sequence ATGACTAAGAGCAATAAACCGATATCGTTTGTGCTTAAGCCGATAGTTCTGTCGATACACATCGCATTGGCTGCGGGATTATCTGCTGCATCGATGAGTGCCTTCTCCAAAGAAATCAGCGCTAAAAATTATCAGATTGCGGCGGGAGATTTGTCGGCAGCGGTAAATCAGTTCGCCATTCAATCCGGCGTTGCATTATCGAGCGATAACGCCCGCTTGAGCGGCCTTAAGACAGCAGGATTAAAAGGAACATATACTGTAGAGCAGGGCTTGCAGAAGCTGCTGGAAAATACCCCTTTGCAGGCCAAAAAAATAAATCAGGGCTATGTGTTGGCGGATAAAGCCAGCAGCCAAAAAGCCAGCCCTGCGGCAAGTACAGCCGGTTCAGTCCACAACAGCAATGCAGCAGATAACAATAGCCAATCCGCTGCGCGGCTGGATACGATTGTGGTAACGGCTTCAAGCGGCACAGATTTGGCAGGTGAATCTAAAAACAACTATACCGTCAGCCGCTCAAGCAGCGCCACAAAGCTTGATTTGGCGCTTAAAGATACACCGCAAAGCATCACCGTCATTACCAATAAGCAAATAGAAGAACAGGCATTAACCGATGTCAATAAAGTCCTGGAAAGCACGCCGGGGGTGACGGTGCAGAACTATGGCGTGCCGGGCGCGGGCCGGACATCTTTTTACTCCCGCGGCTATGAAATTAACAACGTGATGGTGGATGGCGCGCCCACGCTGGTGAGCGGCAGCCGCGGCATGGAGCTGCTGGCAGGCTATGACACAGTCATCTATGACCGGGTGGAAATAACCCGGGGCTCAAGCGGCTTAAGCACGGGAACGGGCGACCCCTCTGCCAGCCTGAACTTTGTGCGCAAGCGCCCGGGCCTGGAAGCGGAAGGCAGCGCCAAAGTCAGTTATGGACGCTGGAACAAGAAGCGGGTTGAGCTGGATGTATCGCAGCCATTTACTGATGATGCCGGCATCCGCGGCCGTTTTGTCGCGGCCTATGGACAGGGCGACAGCTATATTGACCGCATTAAAGAAGAAAGCAAAATATTCTATGGCATTGTAGAAGCAGACCTGGGCGATAAAACCACAGTCGCGGTAGGCGGGACATGGTTTGACAAAGATGTGGATGACGCCAGCCCGCATATGACTGCAGGAGCGACACATAGTTCACAAAGTGTGGGTGTATTTGACGGCGGACGCAGCTGGAATGCCGCCACGGACTGGTCTTATGCGCATACCCGAAGCTGGAATGGCTTTTTTACCATAAATCATCAATTGAATGATGCCTGGAAGCTGGCGACGAATTATCAATATAGTGAAACCGCGCCAGATCGACTTTGGGGAATAGTCGGTGCAGACTCATATAATGCAACTTATAATACGGCAAGCTATAATAGCACCAGTGTAAGCCGAGAAAATACTGAATCTAAAATACATAATCTGGATATCAGCTTATTAGGAAAATTTGACCTGTTTGGACGCGAAGCTCAGATTGCTACCGGTATAAATGGCTATCAATCTAAGACTTTTGATCCGCTCTATGATGTATCTTATAATACTGTGTTTTTTTGCAAAGAAGGCGGGCGTAATCGAAGAAACTGTATTAACTTGGATAATTGGAATGGTAATATAAGATACCCTGATAATAATATATATCGCGGTTATCATTATGATGTCAAAGAAAAACAGTATGGGTATTTTTTCAGCACAAAGTTTGAACCGCTGCAGGATTTAAAGTTAATACTGGGCGCCCGGTATAATAAATACAATATAGGGAAAGACACTAGAAGTAATACGAATAGCATTGTTCCATCCTATACTTATGATTATAAGCCGCAAGATAAATGGATACCTTATGCCGGGCTGATTTATGATATTAATGATCAGCTTTCAGCTTATGCCAGCTATACAGGCATTTATAAAACCCAATTAGAAAAAGATATCAATGATCAGTTTTTGCCTTTTATTGAAGGCAACTCTTATGAGCTTGGCTTAAAAAGCGCATTATTTGATGATCAGCTGAACCTGCATACTGCAATTTTCAGAATGAAAGAGCTAAATACCCCATATAGAATGTTTTATGTACCCAAAAATCCAGACACCGGCCAGCAGTACAGCTGTACGCCTGTCACAGGTATGCTTTGTGATATTAAATATGCTGCTGATGGCCCAATTATTTCCGGTTTTGAAATGACAGCTCAAGGAAAATTAACAGATCAATGGCTGATTAATGCAGGCTATACCTATCTGCATGTAGAGCGTCCAAAAATGGATGAGAATGGTTCATATGACGCTATGTTAACCGGAGATAACAGCTATGAACGCCCTAAGCATGCCATAAGCCTGTCGACCAGTTATCAAATCATGGATGCCTTAACTATAGGCGGATCAGCCCGTTGGAAATATAAAACAACACAAGGAATTAGTACTTGTCTGCCGTTAGGAAATGGCACAGAAAGTTGTACATCTGATAAAGATAAAATAGGTAATTTAATAGGAAATCAGGGAAGCTTTACAGTTTTAGATTTAATGGCGCGCTATCAGATCAATGAAAATTTTGCGGCAGGCTTAAATATTAATAACTTGTTTGATAAGACCTATAAAAAGAATCGTTTATCCAGCCTTTATGGTGAGCCGCGCAATATCGCGATCTCATTAAGCGCTAAATTTTAA
- a CDS encoding factor H binding protein domain-containing protein produces MGNITLKTGLIAAALLATSFASAGVDFKTNLTSYNFQTESANVLGGYKGNFKYNNVEYGEDKNAALNLTTLGSGLTRHARSSGTANATYVFYKQANSVVIGNAARGLNDFEDRQFTKAVVGTPTVKSTLPATATYTYKGDVFNHINSSVGGLNYTVNVNNGSVTGSGSVSGITGQRPSGGVVGPYTINGTLNAVTFDNNLKAIGSATLTYADAAGSKVLQDTKYDIGLFGAGAAEVAGGIYTDAATAATSTNNLQELTGGYGFAGKQ; encoded by the coding sequence ATGGGTAATATTACATTGAAAACAGGTTTAATTGCTGCAGCTCTACTGGCAACTTCATTTGCTTCCGCTGGTGTTGACTTTAAAACCAATTTGACCAGCTATAATTTCCAAACTGAATCGGCGAATGTATTGGGCGGTTATAAAGGCAATTTCAAATATAATAATGTCGAATATGGTGAAGATAAGAATGCTGCACTGAACTTGACAACATTAGGTTCAGGTCTTACTCGTCATGCGCGGAGCTCAGGCACAGCAAATGCAACCTATGTTTTTTATAAGCAGGCCAATTCTGTCGTAATCGGCAATGCGGCCCGCGGTTTAAATGACTTTGAAGACCGCCAATTTACTAAGGCTGTAGTGGGTACGCCGACAGTAAAAAGTACATTGCCGGCGACTGCAACTTATACTTATAAGGGTGATGTCTTCAATCACATTAACAGTTCAGTGGGCGGTTTAAATTATACCGTGAATGTAAATAATGGCAGTGTGACGGGTTCCGGTTCTGTTTCAGGCATTACAGGTCAGCGGCCTTCAGGCGGTGTTGTTGGTCCATATACAATTAATGGTACGCTAAATGCTGTTACCTTTGATAACAACTTAAAAGCAATAGGCAGTGCAACATTAACTTATGCTGATGCTGCTGGAAGTAAAGTTCTGCAAGATACCAAATATGATATTGGCCTGTTTGGCGCAGGCGCGGCGGAAGTAGCAGGCGGTATTTATACTGATGCAGCGACTGCAGCTACATCAACAAATAATCTTCAAGAGCTAACAGGCGGTTACGGTTTTGCCGGCAAGCAGTAA
- a CDS encoding surface lipoprotein assembly modifier, translating to MKLSVKKKQQFSHAYFGYQNISVPIVPLFLIGGLIMPPVESGHAAAPEPALAVIQPLDNLDKISSDLTNASRYRAPDEQHKKALEDHEQKREKPVNVTDEEVKNNPQIAEIIIQASIQNRDWKTLQKVLPLYRQSPQHDPMLALYAQGAVYRQQGKHRQAIEQYQNMLEKDASLDYVRFDLGAMLFENRQYRQAEKIFLQTQSNPQVEDNFRILAGQFLAQINKQERTHGKAHLRMVHNDNVNQTTEGRFLNFAGLVFEKTPPIASLGTNYALALEQERNLAGNHFLNWNLSADGLNYASAHDFDEHGLNIDLNYKWQDIKSWFHFGPTFEWRWLNQERYIDTYGVSAGYGRWLSPRWQANLNGRWINKSYKDLNYQIFNGQTFNASSSVMYLLAADTAVFGGLSFQKDDLERKSEGFDQYGVNLGIYKQWANGLNAVSSAQLASRSYGRSLMNRKDQRLNASINIGHKKINFFNVEPKLGFQYDDVDSNIDQFYTRKIQQWTLTFEKKF from the coding sequence ATGAAACTTTCCGTCAAGAAAAAACAGCAGTTTAGCCATGCATATTTTGGCTATCAAAATATTTCGGTTCCAATCGTTCCCTTGTTTTTGATCGGCGGCCTGATCATGCCGCCTGTTGAATCTGGCCATGCGGCTGCGCCTGAACCTGCGCTGGCGGTCATTCAGCCATTGGATAATCTGGATAAAATCTCTTCAGATTTAACCAATGCCAGCCGCTACCGCGCGCCGGATGAGCAGCATAAAAAAGCGCTGGAAGATCATGAGCAGAAGCGCGAAAAACCGGTCAATGTCACAGATGAAGAAGTAAAAAATAATCCGCAGATTGCTGAAATTATTATTCAGGCTTCAATCCAGAACCGGGACTGGAAAACACTGCAAAAAGTGCTGCCGCTCTACCGCCAGTCGCCGCAGCACGACCCGATGCTGGCGCTCTATGCCCAGGGGGCAGTATACCGCCAGCAGGGCAAGCATCGGCAGGCGATCGAGCAGTATCAGAACATGCTGGAAAAAGACGCCAGCCTGGATTATGTGCGCTTTGATCTTGGGGCTATGCTGTTTGAAAACCGCCAGTACCGCCAGGCGGAAAAAATATTTTTACAAACGCAAAGCAATCCTCAAGTTGAGGATAATTTCCGCATTCTGGCAGGGCAGTTTTTAGCGCAAATCAACAAGCAGGAAAGAACCCACGGCAAAGCCCACCTGCGCATGGTGCATAACGATAACGTCAATCAAACCACCGAAGGCCGCTTTTTAAATTTCGCCGGGCTGGTTTTTGAAAAGACCCCGCCTATTGCATCCCTAGGCACGAATTATGCGCTGGCTTTAGAACAGGAGCGCAATTTAGCGGGCAATCATTTCCTCAACTGGAACCTGTCGGCGGATGGCTTGAATTATGCAAGCGCGCATGATTTTGATGAGCACGGCCTGAATATCGATCTAAATTATAAATGGCAGGATATTAAATCCTGGTTTCATTTCGGGCCGACATTTGAATGGCGCTGGCTGAATCAGGAGCGCTATATTGATACTTATGGAGTATCTGCGGGCTATGGGCGCTGGCTGTCGCCGCGCTGGCAAGCGAACCTGAATGGCCGCTGGATCAATAAAAGCTATAAAGACTTGAATTATCAAATATTCAATGGGCAAACATTCAACGCCTCTTCTTCTGTGATGTATTTGCTGGCAGCGGACACCGCGGTTTTCGGCGGGCTGAGTTTTCAAAAAGATGATCTGGAAAGAAAATCCGAAGGTTTTGACCAGTATGGAGTCAATTTAGGCATTTATAAGCAATGGGCAAACGGCTTGAATGCTGTTTCAAGCGCGCAGCTTGCATCGCGCAGCTATGGCCGGTCATTAATGAACAGGAAAGATCAGCGGCTGAATGCAAGCATCAATATTGGGCATAAAAAAATCAATTTCTTCAATGTCGAGCCAAAACTGGGGTTCCAGTATGACGATGTGGACAGCAATATTGACCAATTCTATACCCGGAAAATCCAGCAGTGGACGCTGACGTTTGAGAAGAAGTTTTAA
- a CDS encoding transcriptional repressor, with translation MNYLNIKNQEAAKLYELLCDSNLQVTIARLVILGIIKQSEDELTAAQIMRHTAFRTAKISFGVVYATLNTLEKAGLIERFKQGREQARYAFHLRS, from the coding sequence ATGAATTATTTGAATATAAAAAATCAGGAAGCGGCAAAGCTGTATGAGCTATTGTGCGATTCTAATTTGCAGGTGACGATTGCCCGCCTGGTCATTCTTGGAATTATTAAACAGTCTGAAGATGAGTTGACCGCTGCGCAGATCATGCGCCATACCGCTTTCCGGACTGCCAAAATATCATTTGGCGTTGTGTATGCGACTTTAAATACTTTGGAAAAAGCCGGGTTAATCGAGCGCTTTAAGCAGGGCAGGGAGCAGGCGCGTTATGCATTTCATTTGAGAAGCTAG
- a CDS encoding BolA family protein encodes MSLEQQLIERLQQLSPSHLQVENESAGHGGYFPGKESHFKAVIVSEAFAGLRQVQRHQKVYAAAGDLLGPGAIHALAIHAFLPEEWAGQDTPSPECAHAPKP; translated from the coding sequence TTGAGCCTGGAACAGCAACTTATCGAACGTTTGCAGCAGCTTTCACCCAGCCATCTGCAGGTGGAAAACGAATCTGCCGGCCACGGCGGCTACTTCCCCGGCAAAGAGTCGCATTTTAAGGCGGTAATTGTCAGCGAAGCGTTTGCCGGCCTGCGCCAGGTGCAGCGCCATCAGAAAGTATACGCCGCCGCCGGCGACCTGCTTGGCCCCGGCGCCATCCACGCCTTAGCGATTCATGCATTTCTGCCTGAAGAATGGGCCGGGCAGGATACGCCAAGCCCAGAATGCGCGCACGCCCCTAAGCCTTAA
- a CDS encoding SirB2 family protein, translating into METQLLMNALHLSGAALACFAVLSRGLTLFKGVQGNLPNPAGRKIFVALQHLSMTLLAATGIALLVMKNFDVQPWFYAKIILFLALLSALSKAYRKEDSIALNQRRAGLFLAAVALSAIFGLVLIQPNFG; encoded by the coding sequence ATGGAAACTCAACTGCTGATGAATGCGCTTCACCTGTCTGGCGCGGCGCTGGCCTGCTTTGCCGTGCTCAGCCGCGGGCTGACTCTGTTTAAAGGCGTGCAGGGCAATTTGCCCAATCCGGCGGGGCGCAAAATTTTTGTTGCGCTGCAGCATCTGTCCATGACGCTGCTGGCGGCGACAGGCATTGCCTTGCTGGTCATGAAAAACTTTGATGTGCAGCCGTGGTTTTACGCTAAAATTATCCTGTTTTTAGCGCTTTTGTCTGCGTTGAGCAAAGCTTACCGCAAGGAAGACAGCATTGCCCTGAACCAGCGCCGCGCCGGCCTGTTTCTGGCTGCCGTGGCCTTAAGCGCCATTTTTGGCCTGGTGCTGATTCAGCCTAACTTCGGCTGA
- a CDS encoding ParA family protein: MRTRVVFNQKGGVGKSSITVNLAAISAHQGLKTLVIDLDPQANSSQYLLGDDATYSADKPALEPNIENYFEEVLGAQPGKGLLGNAIGSILKSRAKGLESYVHQSPFKNLDVIPASPSLGALAHALESKHKIYKLRDALQQLDGKYDRIFIDTPPAFNFFTLSALITADRVLIPFDCDVFSKRALQTLIENVIETQDDHNDRLEIEGIVVNQYQAQAKLPREVVQQLKDEGLPVLDSMLPPSVLMKESHHKNQPLIHLAADHKLTQAYQSLFNEIEQK, encoded by the coding sequence ATGCGTACACGGGTGGTATTCAACCAAAAAGGCGGCGTGGGGAAATCCAGCATTACGGTGAATCTGGCGGCCATCAGCGCGCATCAGGGCCTGAAAACGCTGGTGATCGATTTAGACCCGCAGGCCAATTCCAGCCAGTATCTGCTGGGCGATGATGCAACCTATTCGGCGGATAAGCCCGCGCTGGAGCCGAATATTGAAAATTATTTTGAGGAAGTGCTGGGCGCGCAGCCCGGCAAGGGCCTGCTGGGCAATGCCATCGGCTCTATTTTAAAAAGCCGCGCTAAAGGGCTGGAAAGCTATGTGCACCAGTCGCCGTTTAAAAATCTGGACGTGATTCCGGCCAGCCCAAGCCTGGGCGCGCTGGCGCATGCGCTGGAATCCAAGCATAAAATCTACAAGCTGCGCGACGCGCTGCAGCAGCTGGACGGCAAATATGACCGGATCTTTATTGATACGCCGCCGGCATTCAACTTTTTTACCCTGTCTGCGCTGATTACTGCAGACCGCGTGCTGATTCCTTTTGACTGCGATGTATTTTCCAAGCGCGCCTTGCAGACCCTGATTGAAAATGTGATTGAAACGCAGGACGACCACAACGACCGCCTGGAAATTGAAGGCATTGTGGTCAATCAGTATCAGGCGCAGGCCAAGCTGCCGCGCGAAGTGGTGCAGCAGCTGAAGGATGAAGGCCTGCCGGTGCTGGACAGCATGCTGCCGCCGTCGGTGCTGATGAAGGAGTCGCATCATAAGAATCAGCCCTTAATCCATCTGGCGGCGGATCATAAATTGACGCAGGCCTATCAATCATTGTTCAATGAAATTGAGCAGAAATAA
- a CDS encoding LysE family translocator: MIESWLFVLAMIAALLTPGPTNALLASSAHQQGTAKTSLFIPAEFFGYFYAINLWALLIHLTAPVWPNLIHILHFCSMMYVFWLAFHLWKAADLQKHNQKYTGIRPRQLFFSTLKNPKALLFAAGILPLETWNNPASFLAVFAAFSLVLLPSAVFWMCFGRAILSGSVRQIKADLLYKGSAMMLVLCMFPVIIRFFS; the protein is encoded by the coding sequence ATGATTGAGAGTTGGCTTTTTGTCTTGGCGATGATTGCTGCCCTGCTGACGCCGGGGCCGACCAATGCATTGCTTGCAAGCTCCGCGCATCAGCAGGGCACCGCAAAAACCAGCCTGTTTATTCCCGCTGAATTTTTCGGCTATTTTTACGCCATTAATTTATGGGCGCTGCTGATTCATCTGACTGCGCCGGTGTGGCCGAACCTGATCCATATCCTGCATTTCTGCAGCATGATGTATGTTTTCTGGCTGGCTTTTCATTTGTGGAAGGCTGCCGATTTGCAGAAGCACAATCAGAAATACACCGGCATCCGCCCGCGCCAGCTGTTTTTCTCCACCTTAAAGAACCCTAAAGCGCTGCTTTTCGCTGCCGGCATCCTGCCGCTGGAAACATGGAACAATCCGGCCAGCTTCCTGGCGGTGTTCGCCGCGTTCAGCCTGGTGCTCCTGCCTTCGGCAGTCTTCTGGATGTGCTTCGGCCGCGCGATCCTGTCCGGCAGCGTCAGGCAAATAAAAGCCGACCTCTTGTACAAAGGGTCGGCCATGATGCTGGTGCTGTGCATGTTTCCGGTGATTATCCGCTTTTTTTCATAG
- a CDS encoding DedA family protein: MELIDFILHVDDHLLEFIANYGVWIYAILFLIIFVETGLVVMPFLPGDSLLFAAGALAASTGAMDPWALFILLFIAAVLGDTLNYHIGKYIGPRVFEIESRFINKRHLIATQQFFAKHGGKTIIFARFIPFARTFAPFVAGAGSMNYKFFLTYNVVGALCWTGSFILLGYLFGNMPIVKDNFTHLIFGIIIISILPGIIGFIRQKMKKAGPAA; the protein is encoded by the coding sequence ATGGAACTTATTGATTTTATACTGCATGTGGATGACCATTTGCTGGAATTCATCGCCAATTACGGGGTATGGATTTACGCCATTCTGTTCCTGATTATTTTTGTTGAAACCGGCCTGGTCGTGATGCCGTTTCTGCCGGGCGACAGCCTGCTGTTTGCAGCCGGCGCGCTGGCCGCATCGACCGGAGCAATGGATCCTTGGGCGCTGTTCATTTTGCTGTTTATCGCGGCGGTGCTGGGCGATACGCTGAATTACCATATCGGCAAATATATTGGCCCGCGCGTGTTTGAAATTGAGTCGCGCTTTATCAATAAGCGGCATTTAATCGCGACGCAGCAGTTCTTCGCCAAGCATGGCGGCAAAACCATTATTTTTGCCCGCTTCATTCCCTTTGCCCGCACCTTTGCGCCTTTTGTCGCCGGCGCCGGCAGCATGAATTACAAATTCTTCCTGACCTACAATGTCGTGGGCGCGCTGTGCTGGACAGGCTCATTCATCCTGCTGGGCTACCTTTTCGGCAATATGCCGATCGTCAAGGACAACTTCACCCATTTAATTTTCGGCATTATCATCATTAGCATTCTGCCGGGCATCATCGGCTTTATCCGCCAGAAAATGAAAAAGGCCGGTCCGGCCGCCTGA
- the guaA gene encoding glutamine-hydrolyzing GMP synthase — protein MTTNTQITEDRILILDFGSQYSQLIARRVREAGVYSEMYAYDMSEEDIRAFNPNGIILSGGPESVHEEGSPRAPQVVFELGVPVLGICYGLQTMSEQLGGKVEPGTVHEFGYAEVNIQVRDKLIGDLEDSADKLKVWMSHGDKVTQIPEGFQITASTPSCPVAMVSDETRRFYGIQFHPEVTHTAKGAELLSNFVHGVCGCRSLWNSENIIDLRVEQLRGQIGGQKVLLGLSGGVDSSVVAALLHRAIGDQLTCVFVDNGLLRLNEGEQVMDMFAKNMGIRVIRADAEERFLTALAGEADPEKKRKIIGREFIEVFAEEARKLDGVNFLAQGTIYPDVIESAATKNGKAHVIKSHHNVGGLPDDLAFELVEPIRDLFKDEVRRLGTALGLPHEMLYRHPFPGPGLGVRILGEVKKEYADILRIADDIFMQELRASGWYDKTAQAFAVFQPVKSVGVVGDGRRYAWVIALRAVETVDFMTARFAHLPYDLVDKISTRIMNEIKDVSRVTYDVSSKPPATIEWE, from the coding sequence ATGACTACCAATACTCAAATTACTGAAGATCGTATCCTGATTCTGGATTTTGGCTCTCAATATAGCCAGCTTATTGCGCGCCGCGTGCGTGAAGCCGGCGTATATTCTGAAATGTATGCCTACGACATGTCTGAAGAAGACATCCGCGCATTTAATCCAAACGGTATCATTCTTTCAGGCGGCCCTGAAAGCGTGCACGAAGAAGGCAGCCCACGCGCGCCGCAAGTTGTATTTGAACTGGGTGTTCCGGTGCTGGGCATCTGCTATGGCCTGCAAACGATGTCTGAACAGCTGGGCGGCAAAGTCGAGCCGGGCACAGTGCATGAATTCGGCTATGCGGAAGTCAACATTCAAGTCCGCGACAAACTGATTGGCGACCTTGAAGATTCTGCAGATAAATTAAAAGTATGGATGAGCCACGGCGACAAAGTGACTCAAATTCCGGAAGGCTTCCAGATTACCGCCAGCACGCCAAGCTGCCCAGTGGCCATGGTGTCTGACGAAACCCGCCGCTTCTACGGCATTCAGTTCCATCCGGAAGTGACACACACTGCCAAAGGCGCAGAGCTGCTGTCTAACTTCGTGCATGGCGTCTGCGGCTGCCGCAGCCTGTGGAACTCAGAAAACATTATTGACCTGCGCGTTGAGCAGCTGCGCGGTCAGATTGGCGGCCAGAAAGTGCTACTGGGCCTTTCAGGCGGCGTCGATTCATCTGTCGTGGCGGCGCTGCTGCACCGCGCGATTGGCGATCAGCTGACTTGCGTATTTGTAGACAACGGCCTGCTGCGCCTGAACGAAGGCGAGCAGGTGATGGACATGTTTGCGAAAAACATGGGCATCCGCGTGATCCGCGCAGATGCTGAAGAGCGTTTTCTGACTGCGCTGGCGGGCGAAGCCGATCCTGAGAAAAAGCGTAAAATCATCGGCCGTGAATTCATTGAAGTTTTTGCTGAAGAAGCGCGCAAGCTGGATGGCGTGAACTTCCTTGCGCAAGGCACCATTTACCCGGACGTGATTGAATCCGCAGCCACTAAAAATGGCAAAGCGCATGTGATTAAATCGCACCATAACGTGGGCGGTTTGCCGGATGATTTAGCCTTTGAGCTGGTTGAGCCGATCCGCGACCTGTTTAAAGACGAAGTCCGCCGCTTAGGCACGGCTTTGGGCCTGCCGCATGAAATGCTTTACCGCCACCCATTCCCAGGCCCAGGCCTTGGCGTGCGCATTCTGGGTGAAGTGAAAAAAGAGTATGCGGACATTCTGCGTATTGCCGATGACATTTTCATGCAGGAGCTGCGCGCAAGCGGCTGGTATGACAAAACTGCGCAGGCATTTGCGGTGTTCCAGCCGGTGAAGTCTGTGGGCGTGGTCGGTGATGGCCGCCGCTATGCATGGGTGATTGCGCTGCGCGCGGTTGAAACAGTGGACTTTATGACCGCCCGTTTCGCACATCTTCCTTATGATCTGGTGGATAAAATCTCTACCCGTATCATGAACGAAATTAAAGATGTGTCACGCGTAACTTATGACGTGTCTTCTAAGCCGCCGGCAACAATTGAATGGGAGTAA
- a CDS encoding IS110 family transposase, with protein MFYLGIDIAKAKIDCCLILEDSAGKKKTKTFPNTPKGFEQLQAWLNHHAAGPAQAIALMEATSVYHERLAGYLFDAGFQVCVANPARARYFAQSMSRLNKTDKADSEVLARFAMTADLHFWQPLPGHIQLLNALLDRRAVLGEDLQREENRLEKAESTFTIEPVLQSIHKNIKQLSRHIQDLDRQIDDHIDQHPDLKNDKALLSSIPAIADRTSLLMLSFLRSHAFERASQAAAFAGLVPIQRQSGSSIHGRSRLSKAGSSKIRAGLYMAAIVATRHNPHIKGMNDRLLANGKTKMMAVGAAMRKLIHLCYGVLKHQRPYQENYCANSQ; from the coding sequence ATGTTTTATCTCGGTATTGATATTGCAAAAGCTAAAATTGACTGCTGTCTGATTTTAGAAGATTCTGCAGGCAAAAAGAAAACCAAAACCTTTCCGAATACGCCCAAAGGCTTTGAACAGCTTCAGGCCTGGCTGAATCATCATGCTGCAGGCCCTGCGCAGGCCATTGCCTTAATGGAAGCCACTTCTGTCTATCATGAACGCCTAGCTGGATATTTATTTGATGCAGGCTTTCAAGTCTGTGTGGCGAATCCCGCCAGAGCCCGGTATTTTGCTCAGAGCATGTCCAGGCTGAATAAGACAGACAAGGCTGACAGTGAAGTTCTGGCCCGGTTTGCGATGACTGCGGATCTGCATTTTTGGCAGCCTCTGCCTGGACATATTCAACTGCTGAATGCTTTGCTGGATCGAAGGGCTGTGCTTGGTGAAGATCTGCAGCGTGAAGAAAACCGTTTGGAAAAAGCGGAGTCTACCTTCACGATAGAACCGGTACTTCAGTCGATCCATAAGAATATTAAGCAGTTAAGCAGGCATATTCAGGATCTCGACCGGCAGATTGATGACCACATTGATCAGCATCCTGATTTAAAAAATGACAAGGCGCTGCTCAGCAGCATTCCGGCCATTGCAGACCGGACCAGTTTATTAATGCTCAGCTTCTTGCGCAGCCATGCTTTTGAAAGGGCGAGCCAGGCGGCCGCCTTTGCCGGCCTGGTGCCCATTCAAAGGCAGTCGGGCAGCTCCATTCACGGCAGGAGCCGCTTATCCAAAGCCGGCTCTTCCAAGATACGCGCCGGCTTATATATGGCGGCCATTGTCGCAACCCGGCATAATCCCCACATAAAGGGGATGAATGACAGGCTGCTGGCCAATGGCAAAACCAAGATGATGGCGGTTGGCGCTGCAATGAGGAAGCTGATTCATCTGTGTTATGGCGTACTCAAGCACCAGCGGCCTTATCAGGAGAATTATTGCGCCAATTCTCAATAA